The following is a genomic window from Paralichthys olivaceus isolate ysfri-2021 chromosome 3, ASM2471397v2, whole genome shotgun sequence.
TGCAAGGCCGGCGCATCCACCCAGCGTTGGTTCCCACATTCATACATCCTGACCCAGTCCACGCTGAACCACAGCACATCCCGGAAGTAGCCACCTGTTACGACCACATTGTCTCCTACATGATGAGAACATCAACAAAGTCAATACATGATGATTTCATTGTCCAGTGTATTGTTTGGTTACTTTGCCTAATGAGAATAAAAGCAGAAGACTGATGAAATCTTGTATTTGCAGACTTTGACAATAAATACACTTTCAGCTGCTCACATcttaatcattttcattatcatcCTCATATCCAAAATCATTCTCCTCACCCAAACATTACCTACTGCAGCTACCGAGTACTGTGTAAGgttcttcctctgcagaggcGCACAGCTTTGCCATCTACTGCTGTGAGGGTGAAACTGGTACAGAGCCTGTTGCTCCTGATCGTGAGGTCCACCCAGGACAAAGAGGGTCTCTCTGGCCCCCATCCTCCTCAATGACCTGCCCATTGACCAAGACGCTGGGAAATGTTCATTCAGCATGCAGACGAGCTTTGCTCTGGGGTCAGAGCTTTTCATTCTGGTCAGAAGTTCAGTTATAAACGGTAAAGAGAGAGACTCGGGCCTCACCAGCTCAATGAGCTCCAGAAAGTGTTCTTCTCGTTTAGGGTCAAATGATGCCCAGCGTAGAGTGGCCTCAACGGCCAGATCTTCTTTATTGATAGCCAGGTCTTCACTTGCGAGAAGATCTGCTATGCTCTCCTTGGACAGGGACAGGAAGTCCTCTTCAGCGATAACAGCAGAAAAGTGTGTGAGCACCACCTGTCGTGCAGCGGTGTACAGCTGAGTGCAGCCCAGCCACCAGGCGTAagtcatcatttccaaacagtTAGTAAGGTGCAGCTCACGCTCCAGGAACTTGCAGCACAGCAGCCGGGCTCGCTCAAGCTGGAGGAAGTCTGCGGTCTCGAGGATCCCtagaacattttctctttccaacACCAGCCTGGACGTCCTGCTGTGCTCCATCAAAACCCTGAACGGCTGCAGACACACGCCTTTAATCTCCACTTTCCTCTTGCTGCTTTCTACACCACAGCCAAAGAACAGAGCCCTGAAGTAGGGACTCTGCTGGGCCAGACGGCAGCGGTTGACATAGAAACTCTCACCCTCTACCAGCAGAG
Proteins encoded in this region:
- the LOC109625244 gene encoding kelch-like protein 23, with translation MACRADTEPTPQSFKMTVLSEEQEESSEHLKHPDPDIPDVTLLVEGESFYVNRCRLAQQSPYFRALFFGCGVESSKRKVEIKGVCLQPFRVLMEHSRTSRLVLERENVLGILETADFLQLERARLLCCKFLERELHLTNCLEMMTYAWWLGCTQLYTAARQVVLTHFSAVIAEEDFLSLSKESIADLLASEDLAINKEDLAVEATLRWASFDPKREEHFLELIELVRPESLSLPFITELLTRMKSSDPRAKLVCMLNEHFPASWSMGRSLRRMGARETLFVLGGPHDQEQQALYQFHPHSSRWQSCAPLQRKNLTQYSVAAVGDNVVVTGGYFRDVLWFSVDWVRMYECGNQRWVDAPALQKSRHSHCSIGLDSVLYVLGGSMDEGLVADVERLVLGSEEGWEGVSPMVRAVERAATAALGSCIYVACGLDENGEVYGGIQRYLVKEDQWDVVSYSPFPRYDLVSAELNGALYLFGGQSLRFDVETDEWTVLEEESMDRKFFCGCTTVGGQIYLVSERRSNKAFPNMVLMDPYIDTCIEVDDAIPCPVPIRGCVTMRMDM